One genomic segment of Arachis duranensis cultivar V14167 chromosome 4, aradu.V14167.gnm2.J7QH, whole genome shotgun sequence includes these proteins:
- the LOC107482721 gene encoding inactive beta-amylase 9, producing the protein MEISVIGSSQAKLGMPELGNRELGFINLKDGFRVSNDRVCFGKNIRWKKAGMRFTLRAIQSEPVQAEKHSGAGRRSKSDGVRLFVGLPLDAVSKDCNSLNHARAIAAGLKALKLLGVEGVELPVWWGIVEKDAAGKYDWSGYLAIAEMVQKVGLKLHVTLCFHGSTKPNIPLPNWVTRIGESQPNIYFKDRSGQHYKECLSLAVDNLPVLDGKTPIQVYQSFCESFKSSFSPFMGSTITGISMGLGPDGELRYPSHHRLSSDGKTQGVGEFQCYDQNMLSVLKQHAEASGNPLWGLGGPHDAPTYDQPPFSGFFMDGASWESPYGDFFLSWYSKQLMAHGDRILSLASSTFGDTGVTVYGKVPLMHSWYGTRSHPSELTAGFYNTAKGDGYEPVAELFARNSCKMILPGMDLSDAYQPNETHSSPELLLAQIMAACKKHGVQVSGQNSSESAVLGGFEQIKKNLGGDNVLDLFTYQRMGAYFFSPDHFPSFTEFVRSLNQPELHSDDLPIAGEEEGTQSMITSQESSVSMQAA; encoded by the exons ATGGAGATTTCGGTGATTGGGAGCTCCCAAGCTAAATTGGGAATGCCCGAATTGGGGAATAGGGAGCTGGGTTTTATTAATTTGAAGGATGGTTTTAGGGTTTCGAATGATAGGGTTTGTTTCGGGAAAAACATTAGGTGGAAGAAAGCTGGGATGAGATTCACTCTGAGAGCTATTCAGTCTGAACCTGTTCAAGCGGAGAAGCATTCTGGTGCTGGTAGAAGATCCAAATCG GATGGTGTAAGATTATTTGTGGGTCTGCCTTTAGATGCAGTTTCTAAAGACTGCAATTCACTAAACCATGCTAGAGCAATTGCAGCTGGTCTAAAAGCTTTGAAGTTATTAGGAGTTGAAGGTGTTGAGCTCCCTGTTTGGTGGGGAATTGTTGAGAAAGATGCTGCAGGAAAATATGACTGGTCTGGCTATCTTGCTATTGCTGAGATGGTTCAGAAGGTGGGTCTTAAGCTCCATGTGACACTTTGCTTTCATGGATCTACAAAACCCAATATCCCCTTGCCCAATTGGGTTACCCGGATTGGCGAGTCTCAACCCAATATTTACTTCAAGGATCGGTCAGGACAGCATTACAAAGAGTGCCTGTCGCTGGCAGTTGATAATCTTCCTGTTCTTGATGGGAAGACTCCAATTCAAGTGTATCAGAGTTTCTGCGAGAGCTTCAAGTCTTCGTTCTCTCCCTTCATGGGCTCTACAATTACG GGCATATCGATGGGTTTAGGACCAGATGGCGAGCTACGTTATCCGTCTCACCATCGTCTCTCAAGTGATGGTAAAACTCAAGGAGTTGGGGAGTTCCAGTGTTATGACCAAAACATGCTCAGCGTTCTCAAGCAGCATGCTGAAGCATCTGGAAATCCTCTATGGGGGCTTGGTGGCCCGCATGATGCCCCTACCTATGATCAGCCACCGTTCTCCGGTTTCTTCATGGATGGGGCTTCTTGGGAGTCTCCATATGGAGACTTCTTTCTTTCATGGTATTCCAAACAGCTTATGGCTCATGGAGATAGAATCCTTTCATTAGCTTCTTCGACTTTTGGCGACACTGGAGTGACAGTATATGGAAAAGTTCCACTTATGCACTCTTGGTATGGAACTAGATCCCATCCTTCCGAGCTAACAGCAGGGTTCTATAACACGGCTAAGGGGGACGGGTATGAGCCAGTGGCCGAGTTGTTTGCTAGGAACTCATGCAAAATGATACTACCTGGAATGGACCTTTCCGATGCATACCAGCCAAATGAAACCCATTCAAGCCCTGAGTTGCTTCTTGCACAAATCATGGCAGCTTGCAAAAAGCATGGCGTGCAAGTTTCCGGTCAGAATTCATCCGAGTCTGCAGTTCTGGGAGGTTTTGAACAAATCAAGAAGAATTTAGGTGGAGATAATGTATTGGACTTGTTCACATATCAAAGAATGGGAGCATATTTCTTTTCTCCAGATCATTTTCCATCATTCACTGAATTTGTGAGGAGCCTTAATCAACCGGAACTGCACTCTGATGATCTACCAATTGcgggagaagaagaaggcacTCAATCTATGATTACGAGCCAAGAATCAAGCGTTAGCATGCAAGCAGCCTAA
- the LOC107482720 gene encoding LOW QUALITY PROTEIN: tubby-like F-box protein 3 (The sequence of the model RefSeq protein was modified relative to this genomic sequence to represent the inferred CDS: inserted 1 base in 1 codon), whose protein sequence is MIRSIIQDMRSRSHRVVQDLSSMEEDSALSELISDXWVEAELLGGVCRSWRHITKEIVKTPELSAKLTFPISVKQPGPREHLLQCFIRRNRSTQTYYLYLSLSNTLSEDGKFLLAARKCRRPTCTDYIISLHADDMSKGSNTYVGKLRSNFLGTKFTIYDGQPPHARAKITKSRSTRLVNLKQVAPKVPTGNYPVAHISYELNVLGSRGPRRMNCIMDSLPASAIEPGGVAPTQTEFSLSNADMFPTFPFFRSRSNRVDNSLSGPLANQKDGVLVLKNKAPRWHEQLQCWCLNFHGRVTIASVKNFQLVASPENGPAGPEHDKIILQFGKVGKDLFTMDYRYPISAFQAFAICLSSFDTKIACE, encoded by the exons ATGATAAGGAGCATAATCCAAGACATGAGGTCTCGTTCTCACCGCGTGGTTCAGGACTTGTCTTCCATGGAAGAAGATTCAGCACTTTCAGAGTTGATCTCCG GATGGGTTGAGGCAGAGTTGCTGGGCGGAGTTTGCCGGAGCTGGAGACACATCACTAAAGAGATCGTTAAGACTCCTGAGCTATCAGCAAAATTAACCTTCCCAATTTCTGTTAAACAG CCTGGTCCAAGGGAGCATCTCCTCCAGTGCTTTATAAGGCGCAACCGGTCCACCCAAACATACTATTTGTATCTTAGCTTATCTAATA CACTATCTGAAGATGGCAAGTTCCTTTTGGCTGCACGCAAATGCAGACGTCCCACCTGCACAGATTATATCATCTCTCTGCATGCAGACGACATGTCAAAGGGAAGCAACACCTATGTTGGAAAACTGAG ATCAAATTTTCTCGGAACCAAGTTCACAATCTATGATGGGCAGCCTCCCCATGCCCGGGCAAAGATTACAAAAAGTCGCTCCACCAGGCTGGTGAATTTAAAACAAGTTGCACCCAAGGTTCCTACAGGCAATTATCCAGTGGCTCACATATCATATGAATTGAATGTGCTAGGCTCTAG GGGGCCTAGGAGAATGAACTGCATCATGGATTCCCTTCCTGCTTCAGCAATTGAACCGGGAGGGGTGGCCCCTACACAGACCGAGTTTTCCCTCAGCAATGCAGATATGTTCCCCACATTCCCTTTTTTTCGATCGAGGTCAAATCGTGTTGACAACTCCCTTTCTGGACCCCTGGCTAATCAAAAGGATGGGGTTCTGGTGTTAAAAAACAAGGCTCCCAGGTGGCACGAGCAGCTGCAGTGTTGGTGCTTGAACTTTCATGGGCGGGTGACAATTGCTTCGGTTAAAAACTTTCAGCTGGTGGCTTCCCCAGAAAATGGACCTGCTGGACCAGAACATGATAAGATCATACTCCAATTTGGAAAAGTTGGGAAGGATCTGTTTACAATGGATTATCGATATCCTATCTCAGCATTTCAGGCATTTGCAATCTGCCTCAGCAGCTTTGATACCAAGATTGCGTGTGAATGA